One window from the genome of Gimesia aquarii encodes:
- a CDS encoding twin-arginine translocation signal domain-containing protein: MSQPQPSQTRREFLKTTAAGTTAALFGAPAIHAGTKTDSRIVLGSGDYQYEVNHDWAKLPSQFTWQTTHNVAVDKDGFVYVIHEGRANQKDHPSIFVFDPKGNYVRSFGKQFQGGGHGLEVRQEGNEQFLYVTGYQHLKTFAKLDLKGETVWQNYAPMESKAYAKGEATQPKKVWGRNRFMPTNFAFHTDGGFYLADGYGAYQIHRYDKNGKWLSAFGGQGKEDGKFNLPHGLWIDDREGREPSVVVADRANGRLQWFTLEGKHLKTMTDFILPANVDAYQELLLVPDLASRITLLDADNKVVAHLGQDPDWAKAMKTAKPRMRETPQKWQAGRFVHPHDACFDQDGNIFVAEWVATGRITKLKRLS; encoded by the coding sequence ATGAGTCAACCGCAACCGTCACAAACGCGTCGTGAATTTTTAAAAACGACAGCAGCCGGAACCACGGCCGCCTTATTCGGTGCTCCCGCCATTCATGCAGGCACAAAAACCGACTCGCGTATTGTGCTGGGTTCTGGCGACTATCAATACGAAGTGAATCACGACTGGGCGAAACTCCCTTCCCAATTCACGTGGCAGACCACACACAATGTCGCCGTTGACAAAGACGGGTTTGTGTATGTCATCCACGAAGGCCGCGCCAATCAGAAAGATCATCCTTCGATCTTTGTATTTGATCCGAAAGGAAACTATGTCCGCTCATTTGGCAAACAGTTTCAAGGTGGCGGCCACGGTCTCGAAGTCCGGCAGGAAGGCAATGAACAGTTTCTCTATGTTACAGGTTATCAACATCTGAAAACCTTTGCCAAGCTTGATCTGAAAGGGGAAACGGTCTGGCAGAACTATGCGCCGATGGAATCCAAAGCGTATGCGAAAGGAGAAGCGACCCAACCCAAGAAAGTCTGGGGACGAAACCGATTCATGCCGACCAACTTTGCCTTTCATACCGATGGTGGTTTTTATCTGGCCGATGGTTATGGCGCCTATCAGATCCACCGTTATGACAAAAATGGAAAATGGCTTTCTGCCTTCGGGGGTCAAGGCAAAGAAGATGGTAAATTCAACCTGCCGCATGGCCTGTGGATTGATGACCGTGAAGGACGCGAGCCATCCGTTGTGGTGGCAGACCGGGCTAATGGCCGCCTGCAATGGTTCACGTTAGAGGGAAAGCATCTCAAAACGATGACAGACTTTATTCTGCCCGCGAATGTGGATGCCTACCAGGAACTCTTGCTGGTTCCCGACCTGGCATCGCGTATCACGCTGCTGGATGCTGATAATAAAGTTGTCGCTCATTTAGGACAGGATCCGGATTGGGCCAAAGCGATGAAAACCGCCAAACCCCGCATGCGGGAAACACCACAGAAGTGGCAAGCCGGTCGGTTTGTGCATCCGCACGATGCCTGTTTTGATCAGGATGGAAATATTTTTGTTGCCGAATGGGTGGCCACGGGGCGAATCACAAAACTGAAACGGCTTAGTTAA
- a CDS encoding outer membrane protein assembly factor BamB family protein, whose amino-acid sequence MKRLLSLSLLFLISHPICIIAGEEKKDSVEPINVKAIDWPWWRGPQRNGIAYANQNPPLKWSKAENIVWKSPIPGRGYSSPTVVGNRIYLATANKKNEAQSVLCYDRATGKQLWQTIIHKGGFSTKGNKKSTHASSTVACDGKRLFINFVNNGAAYTTALTLDGRLLWQTKITDYVIHQGYGSSPAIYDSLVIVSADNKGGGAIAALKRKDGSVVWKIDRPKTPNYPSPIILNVAGKDQVLMTGCDLVTGIEPLTGKKLWEIEGATTECVTSTVTNGDLILTSGGYPKNHMSAVKADGSGTVVWENSNRMYVPSMLVQGDTIYSVTDNGVAICWDIKTGKQIWKARLGGTFSSSPVLVGDRIYVTNEAGETYIFKADPKEFELLGENKLGTEVFATPTFCDSRIYMRVSEEVDGKRQELLYCIGKR is encoded by the coding sequence ATGAAGCGACTCCTCAGTCTCAGCTTGTTGTTTTTGATTTCCCATCCCATCTGCATCATTGCGGGGGAAGAAAAAAAGGATTCTGTCGAGCCGATTAATGTCAAAGCAATCGATTGGCCCTGGTGGCGAGGCCCACAGCGAAATGGGATTGCCTATGCGAACCAGAATCCTCCACTCAAATGGAGTAAAGCAGAAAACATCGTCTGGAAATCACCGATTCCCGGGCGCGGCTATAGTTCTCCGACAGTCGTCGGAAATCGAATTTATCTCGCGACGGCGAATAAGAAGAATGAAGCACAGTCTGTCCTGTGCTATGACCGTGCAACAGGGAAACAACTCTGGCAAACCATCATTCACAAAGGGGGCTTCAGTACTAAAGGTAATAAAAAATCGACGCATGCGTCTTCAACGGTTGCCTGTGACGGAAAACGACTTTTTATCAACTTTGTCAATAATGGGGCCGCTTACACCACGGCACTGACATTGGATGGCAGGCTTCTCTGGCAGACGAAGATTACAGATTACGTCATTCATCAGGGATATGGTTCCTCACCCGCAATTTATGATTCACTGGTGATTGTCTCAGCGGATAACAAAGGGGGCGGCGCGATAGCCGCATTGAAACGAAAAGATGGTTCGGTAGTCTGGAAAATTGATCGTCCCAAGACTCCGAACTATCCTTCGCCCATCATTCTAAACGTGGCGGGGAAAGATCAAGTGCTGATGACGGGTTGTGATTTGGTAACGGGCATTGAACCACTCACGGGGAAAAAACTCTGGGAGATCGAAGGGGCAACCACGGAATGTGTGACTTCTACCGTGACGAATGGCGATCTTATTTTGACCAGTGGTGGTTATCCCAAAAATCATATGTCCGCTGTCAAAGCCGATGGTTCTGGTACCGTCGTCTGGGAGAACAGCAATCGCATGTATGTACCTTCCATGTTAGTGCAGGGTGACACGATTTACTCTGTCACCGATAATGGCGTTGCCATCTGCTGGGATATTAAGACCGGTAAACAAATCTGGAAGGCGCGATTAGGCGGAACTTTCAGTTCATCTCCCGTGTTGGTGGGAGATCGGATTTATGTGACCAATGAAGCGGGCGAGACGTATATTTTCAAAGCCGATCCGAAAGAATTCGAATTATTGGGAGAGAATAAATTAGGAACGGAAGTTTTTGCAACTCCCACATTTTGTGACAGTCGCATTTATATGCGTGTTTCTGAAGAGGTCGACGGTAAACGTCAGGAATTATTGTACTGCATCGGAAAACGCTGA
- a CDS encoding exo-alpha-sialidase, with protein sequence MMKSLSWFTTVTLALTLFCQSVLVAGNETKSPQIKLSPQTRARCLEVLREAIRSDEFWPSMHAAEALTLAGEGAEVRDLLEPKLKTEKDDQHRCGLARELVRAGDRSKAAIMFQILAGKDPHGHVHACESLYKVNELGDGILIREAMQSENPRKAMMAAALLSRWGNQDALRLVRKFLNDPDISVASVAAWIIARVGDQQDIPALKANLKRTDDPFVRAYFETALAMHGDPEGLQAIEKNLDSDNPAIKTYSAIFAGEAGASHLKAKLIKQLNDDNLDARVRAAQALIVLAKTAPHPRGEVVVNELFPSSKKYPRYSEGSILPLNDGSLLYATTQFIDSGSDFATARIIGKTSTDGGRTWSEPRVLQENTGKKNVMSATLRYIKGPMHEKRPIGLFYLKKNTYSDLKAYLKISEDNGKTFGEAIEITVPPGYHVMNNDRITILSSGRWLAPVASTADVRNVNHFVCTCFISDDQGKTWRQSKGSVDYAKRGAMEPEVCELKNGNVLMIFRTQSGHIGSSVSEDGGETWGKPGSWGVRAPEAPATLRRIPSTGDLMLIWNDHFKAGAGHGGKRTPLTVAISSDEGKTWKFKKNLENNPDHEYSYISLMFHQGRAIMGYYVSYEKNVISSRFRSVPLAWFYQPADD encoded by the coding sequence ATGATGAAATCACTCTCCTGGTTCACGACGGTTACTTTGGCTTTGACTTTATTCTGCCAATCAGTATTGGTGGCTGGTAACGAAACGAAGTCACCTCAGATCAAATTGAGTCCCCAAACCAGGGCGCGTTGCCTGGAAGTATTGCGAGAGGCCATTCGCAGTGATGAGTTCTGGCCTTCCATGCATGCGGCGGAAGCACTCACTCTGGCCGGTGAAGGGGCAGAAGTTCGTGACTTGCTGGAACCCAAATTGAAGACAGAGAAAGATGACCAGCACCGTTGCGGGCTGGCACGAGAACTCGTACGTGCTGGCGATCGTTCCAAAGCTGCAATCATGTTTCAGATTCTCGCTGGCAAAGATCCTCACGGACACGTACATGCCTGCGAATCCTTGTACAAAGTCAATGAGTTGGGTGACGGGATTCTCATTCGCGAAGCGATGCAATCCGAAAACCCCCGTAAAGCGATGATGGCTGCCGCCCTGCTCTCGCGTTGGGGTAACCAGGATGCACTGCGTTTAGTACGAAAATTCCTGAACGATCCGGATATCAGCGTCGCCAGCGTGGCCGCCTGGATTATCGCTCGCGTGGGAGACCAGCAGGATATCCCCGCACTTAAAGCAAATCTGAAACGAACCGATGATCCGTTTGTACGTGCTTATTTCGAAACGGCATTGGCCATGCATGGCGATCCGGAAGGGTTACAGGCCATTGAAAAGAATCTGGACAGCGATAACCCCGCCATCAAAACCTATTCCGCCATCTTTGCCGGTGAAGCGGGCGCCAGTCATTTGAAAGCAAAGCTGATCAAACAGTTAAACGATGACAATCTGGACGCCAGAGTGCGGGCTGCCCAGGCGTTAATTGTCCTTGCGAAAACAGCTCCACATCCGCGAGGAGAAGTTGTCGTCAATGAACTCTTCCCGTCATCGAAAAAGTACCCCCGTTACAGTGAAGGTTCGATCTTGCCTTTGAACGACGGCAGTTTATTGTACGCAACCACACAATTCATCGACAGTGGCTCTGACTTCGCCACTGCGCGAATCATCGGTAAAACATCAACCGATGGAGGCAGAACCTGGAGCGAACCCCGCGTCTTGCAGGAAAACACGGGCAAGAAAAATGTCATGTCGGCCACACTGCGTTACATAAAAGGACCCATGCATGAAAAACGCCCTATCGGACTGTTCTATCTCAAGAAAAATACATACTCTGACCTGAAAGCCTATTTAAAGATTTCCGAAGACAACGGAAAAACATTTGGGGAGGCAATCGAAATCACGGTGCCTCCCGGTTACCACGTGATGAATAATGATCGTATCACAATCCTCTCTTCAGGCCGTTGGCTCGCTCCGGTCGCATCCACAGCTGATGTGCGTAATGTGAACCACTTCGTATGCACCTGCTTCATCTCTGATGATCAGGGAAAGACCTGGCGGCAATCAAAGGGAAGCGTCGATTACGCAAAACGAGGTGCGATGGAACCAGAAGTTTGTGAGTTAAAAAATGGTAACGTTCTGATGATTTTCCGTACGCAATCCGGTCACATCGGATCAAGTGTTTCCGAAGATGGAGGAGAGACCTGGGGCAAGCCAGGTTCGTGGGGTGTACGGGCTCCCGAGGCACCAGCCACGCTGCGTCGCATTCCCTCCACCGGTGATCTGATGCTGATCTGGAACGATCATTTTAAAGCAGGAGCAGGACACGGCGGCAAACGCACTCCCTTAACCGTCGCCATTAGTTCTGATGAAGGCAAAACCTGGAAATTCAAAAAGAACCTGGAGAACAACCCAGATCACGAATATTCCTATATCAGCCTTATGTTCCATCAGGGACGAGCCATCATGGGTTATTACGTCAGCTATGAGAAGAATGTGATTTCGTCGCGCTTCCGTTCGGTACCACTGGCCTGGTTTTATCAACCAGCGGATGACTGA
- a CDS encoding sialidase family protein, whose protein sequence is MPLQKSFLLMLSMLWLFTHNNLHAADQKPQQLDFRIQLSTAIKGYDGKTCWVHARAGAIPVGAPGNSSSDPIVVMTMQKLLLSGSDIFYALNSMRTDNLGKSWQGPVEQKNLSRHNLPDGGEVVVSDFWPQWHAKSKTLLGIGHTVRYYNNRIDHKKNIRVTSYAAYDPKTNVWSNWKSLKLPDGPEFASSGAGSVQRYDLPNGDILLPVYFTKPGKKVSDVMVIRCRFDGETLKYVEHGNELSIDFGRGFAEPSITKFGDWFYLTLRNDKFAYVTRSRDGLHFAPPQKWTFDDGQDLGSYNTQAHWVTHANGLFLVYTRRGAKNDHVFRNRAPLFIGRVNPEKMAIIRNSERILVPERGARLGNFGVVNVNKHETWVIVSEWMQTHGPNHIMPVDNKYGADNSVYVSKILWNQPHPVKNE, encoded by the coding sequence ATGCCCTTACAAAAATCGTTTCTATTGATGCTGTCGATGCTCTGGTTATTCACACACAATAATTTGCATGCTGCAGATCAAAAGCCGCAGCAGTTGGATTTTCGCATTCAGTTGAGTACCGCCATCAAAGGCTATGATGGAAAGACTTGCTGGGTACATGCACGAGCCGGAGCGATTCCTGTCGGAGCACCGGGCAACTCATCCTCTGATCCAATTGTGGTGATGACGATGCAAAAATTACTATTATCGGGTAGTGATATTTTTTATGCATTGAACTCAATGCGAACTGACAACCTGGGGAAAAGCTGGCAGGGTCCAGTCGAACAGAAAAACCTTAGCCGCCATAACCTCCCCGACGGTGGTGAAGTTGTTGTCTCTGATTTCTGGCCGCAATGGCACGCGAAATCGAAAACACTTCTGGGTATCGGCCATACCGTCCGCTACTACAACAATCGCATCGACCACAAAAAGAATATTCGCGTCACATCATATGCCGCTTACGATCCCAAAACGAATGTCTGGTCGAACTGGAAATCGCTCAAACTGCCGGACGGCCCCGAGTTTGCCAGTAGCGGCGCTGGCTCGGTGCAACGTTATGATTTACCCAACGGTGACATTCTGCTACCGGTCTATTTTACGAAGCCTGGTAAAAAAGTCTCTGATGTGATGGTGATCCGTTGTCGCTTTGACGGTGAAACGTTGAAGTATGTTGAACACGGTAATGAATTATCGATCGATTTCGGACGGGGATTTGCCGAGCCATCGATCACAAAATTTGGTGATTGGTTTTACCTGACATTGCGGAACGACAAATTTGCTTATGTCACCCGCAGCAGGGATGGGCTGCATTTCGCACCACCGCAAAAATGGACGTTCGATGATGGTCAGGATCTGGGCAGTTACAATACGCAGGCCCACTGGGTCACTCACGCAAACGGGTTATTTTTGGTTTACACGCGCAGAGGAGCAAAGAATGACCACGTCTTTCGAAACCGTGCTCCTCTTTTCATTGGCCGTGTGAATCCAGAAAAGATGGCCATCATTCGAAATTCGGAACGTATCCTGGTACCCGAACGTGGTGCCCGTTTGGGAAATTTTGGAGTCGTTAATGTAAACAAACATGAAACCTGGGTGATTGTCAGTGAGTGGATGCAAACTCACGGCCCCAATCACATCATGCCCGTTGATAACAAATACGGGGCAGACAACAGCGTGTATGTTTCAAAAATCTTGTGGAATCAGCCCCATCCCGTGAAAAATGAATGA